A stretch of Acropora muricata isolate sample 2 chromosome 7, ASM3666990v1, whole genome shotgun sequence DNA encodes these proteins:
- the LOC136921767 gene encoding uncharacterized protein, which produces MSVLRYVKNENKRFHTFVANRIAMIRDSSNPGQWYHLEGITNPGDHTSRGLSAEDLLSCDKWLMGPEFLWKSECQWRTQSLDTSIAIQHNDPEVKPDPEVKSHAISLGAPIVSPTASLSNRFERFSSWYRLKETVAWIFRFRNNLLIASENKSKGGQLNTNQKQLPFITLDEMENAEKATLKNVQRAAFPEEFSRLESGKRECVKRNSPLFKLDPLVRDGLLRVGGRLTRAHISSDAKHQIIIPKGSHVWNLIIDHYHKLSGHSGRQHVFSMIRQKYWIIKANSAVRRVLRGCYRCRKREAPPCEQIMAD; this is translated from the coding sequence ATGTCCGTTTTACGCTacgttaaaaatgaaaacaagcgTTTCCACACATTTGTTGCGAACCGCATTGCTATGATACGAGACAGCTCCAATCCTGGCCAGTGGTATCATTTGGAAGGAATCACGAATCCTGGCGATCACACTTCGAGAGGCCTTTCAGCCGAAGATCTGCTGAGTTGCGACAAGTGGCTTATGGGGCCGGAGTTTCTGTGGAAATCGGAGTGCCAATGGCGAACTCAATCTCTGGACACTTCAATTGCCATTCAACACAACGATCCCGAAGTGAAACCAGATCCAGAGGTAAAGTCCCATGCAATTTCTCTGGGAGCACCAATTGTCTCTCCTACAGCAAGTCTATCAAATCGTTTCGAAAGATTCTCAAGTTGGTATCGTTTGAAGGAAACAGTTGCTTGGATCTTCCGTTTCCGAAATAATCTCCTTATAGCGAGCGAAAACAAAAGTAAAGGCGGTCAACTGAATACCAACCAGAAGCAACTTCCATTTATTACCCTTGATGAAATGGAGAATGCTGAGAAAGCAACATTGAAGAACGTCCAAAGAGCAGCATTCCCAGAGGAGTTCAGCCGGCTTGAGTCAGGAAAAAGAGAATGTGTAAAGCGTAACAGCCCCCTTTTTAAACTCGATCCACTCGTGAGGGATGGTTTGTTGCGCGTTGGCGGAAGGTTGACTCGCGCGCACATTTCATCGGACGCCAAGCACCAGATCATCATACCAAAGGGTAGCCACGTCTGGAACCTTATCATCGACCATTATCACAAGCTCTCCGGTCATTCAGGAAGGCAGCACGTTTTTAGCATGATTCGGCAGAAGTATTGGATAATTAAGGCAAACTCAGCGGTGAGAAGAGTCCTTCGGGGATGTTATAGATGTCGTAAGCGCGAAGCACCACCTTGCGAGCAAATAATGGCCGACTAA
- the LOC136921766 gene encoding uncharacterized protein encodes MADIESMFHQVRVLDRDSTFLRFLWWDDGDTTREVQEYQMLVHFFGAISSPASANFELRQTADDNKNCFPTEVINTVFRNFYVDDCLKSFPAVNDAIAHINHLQALLSRGGFRLTKWVSNSRKVLQAIPKPELSKELRRLGLSKDEIPAQRVLGMQWCVNLPRGEFYP; translated from the coding sequence ATAGTACTTTTCTGCGTTTTCTTTGGTGGGACGATGGCGATACGACGCGAGAAGTTCAAGAATACCAGATGCTTGTTCACTTTTTTGGGGCCATATCGTCACCTGCTTCCGCAAATTTTGAATTGCGACAGACCGCAGATGACAACAAGAATTGTTTTCCTACTGAAGTCATAAACACGGTGTTCAGAAATTTCTACGTTGATGACTGTCTCAAGTCCTTTCCCGCAGTGAATGATGCCATTGCACATATTAACCACCTTCAGGCCCTACTTTCAAGAGGCGGCTTCAGACTTACAAAGTGGGTCAGTAACAGCAGAAAGGTTCTCCAAGCAATTCCTAAGCCTGAACTATCTAAAGAGTTAAGAAGACTGGGCCTCAGCAAAGATGAAATACCTGCACAAAGAGTACTTGGTATGCAGTGGTGCGTCAACCTACCCAGAGGGGAATTTTATCCATAG